The sequence ACTACCCTCTTCCTGCCTGGGTGACTTCGTCCACGTGCAAGGCATCTGCATGCTCCAGGTCAGCTGCCTTCTCTAGCTGACGCTTCGCCGTGCCTGCCTGTGCCCGCAATTGCTTTCTCCGCCAGAGTTACTGCTTCCACGGACCATGGGCTGTTCTCAGGAGACCCCCTTCCAGAGTTGTCCGGGGACTCTTTAGTTCTCTTTCCCATAGGCTGTCATGCGCTGGGCTGTTCTAGGCTGCTGGTGGCCACTCATCTGTCCGCTCCTTCTCCTTAGTACCTGTATCACGAAGGTGCCATATCCTTGCTCGTGGTGGGAGTGGGGCTGGATGGGGGAGCCTGTGGTGGTTCACAGGAGGTCCGGTGACCCACCCACAGGATGGCTCAGAGGCAGCCAGGCCCTGCAGAGTGGCACCTGGAGGAAGACGACGTCAGTGTTGGGTTCAGATGCCCCCAAAGCCTATTCTCTTTGACTAGTACTTTGAAGCCAGTGGCCGTACTTCATTTCTGTCCTTCCTTGCCCTTTTATGGCGCTTTGCCGAATGTCATCCCTGTTACTTGTCAGTTCTACTCTAACTTCCAGCCCGGGGTGAGCGTCACAGCTCTGGGCTCCATATGGCACCGGTTTTTCTCACCACTCCACCTGCAGCACTCTGCACAGTGGCCGCTGTGTATTCTGTCATGAGGTGTGGCCGTGTTCTTAAGCCGTCCCTCAACACCACCTGCCCTGTCACAGTCCTGTTTCCTTGAGCCTTGACACACCCTTCTGCACGGCATTGGTGTCATCACGATGAGTTCCTTTGGAAAGTTGTTTGCAGAGGACTGAATTGTAGACCTTTTGGCTCCTCTCTGTCCCGCCACATGCTTGGCCTTCATCTCAGAAGGCCTCTCTCATTCAGTGTTCTTTGTACCCCACTACTGCTGAGCAGCCCCATCTTCAACCTCAGCCAACTCTGTGGTCCCGCAGACAGGCCCGTGCATGGGTTCCCGGGTTTGTTGGCCACACATTTGTAGCTCGTGTACTAGCCTCCCTCCCGTCAAAGTCAGCCCGCGCTTCACCagcatttcctgctttcaggCTGCTGGCACGGAGCAGGGGACGAGGAGGCACCCGAGCAGAGCGTTTCTGTACAAGGAGTGTCACGGGGCAGGACTTCCAAGGCGGCTGTGTCCTCCCAGAAGGCCCCCCCTCGTGAGGTGTGTGTCCCGGACTTGAGGGAACTTTTACATTCGACCGAGCACCACGCGACACCTGGTGGACAGAAAGTGCACAAGATGGGGGCGTGTGACACACAGGTGTATTTCGACACAGACCTTGGGCACCAGCAGCAGCGCACTGGAGAGAAATGCTTCGGGAGCAACAGGGGCGGAGCCTCTTCTTGGAAGGACTACACATTCTGTGTGTCCGGGAAGCCCTTTTCCTGTGGCGAGGTTGTGAGGGACTTGTTGGCGAGCTCGAGATTCCTCCAGGATCGGGCCACACACACCAGGGAGAAGTCAGACAGGAGAGCTGAGTGCGGGGCGGCCTCTCACGGAAGGAGAACTCCGTGCACCTCGGGAGAGGGCGCCAAGGACCTCACTTGCAGACACACCCTTGTTCGTCACCAGAGACACCTCAGCAGAGACAGATGCTTCATGTGCAGCGAATGTGGGAAATCTTTTAGCAAAAGCTACAGCCTCAGTGACCACTGGAGAGTGCACACTGGGGAAAAGCCTTATGAGTGTGGGCAATGTGGGAAGTCCTTTAGGCAAAGCTCCAGCCTCATTCAACACCGGAGGGTTCACACTGGAGCAAGGCCTCACGAGTGTGACGAATGTGGGAAATTATTTAGCAACAAGTCCAACCTCATTAAACATCggagaattcacactggagaaCGGCCGTACGAGTGCAGCGAGTGCGGGAAGTCCTTCAGCGAGAGCTCTGCGCTCCTTCAACACCGGAGTGTGCACACTGGAGAGAGGCCTTATGAGTGCAGCGAATGCGGGAAGTTCTTTACCTACCACTCCAGCCTCATAAAACACCAGAGAGTTCACTCAGGATCAAGGCCCTACGAGTGCAGCGAATGCGGAAAATCCTTTACTCAGAATTCCAGCCTCATCGAACACCGAAGAGTCCACAGCGGAGAAAGGCCTTATAAGTGCAGCGAATGTGAGAAATCCTTTAGCCAGAGCTCTGCGCTTCTTCAACATCGGAGAGTTCACACTGGAGAGAGGCCTTATGAGTGCAGCGAATGTGGGAAATTCTTTACTTACAGTTCCAGTCTCCTAAAACACCAGAGAGTACACACTGGATCGAGGCCTTACGAGTGCGCTGAATGTGGAAAATCCTTTACTCAGAACTCCAGCCTCATTAAACACAGGAGAGTTCACACCGGAGAAAGGCCTTATGAGTGCAGCGAATGTGGGAAGTCCTTTAGCCATAGCTCCAGCCTCATTAAGCACCGGAAAGTGCACACCGGGTAAGGGCTTGAGGAGTACGGTGAATTTGGGAAACGTTTACCCGTGTCTTCCATTTCCGTGACCGTTCAAATATTCACACCAGAAAAAAGGCTTTATGAGTTTTGAAGGTGGGAGATATTTACGTCCGTGTCCAAGCTCCTAAAACACCACAATGTCCCATCAGATGAAGGCCCGGGAATGTGGCCGATGGGAGAAGGGGCTGACTGAAGTCGAGCCTCGGTGCACTCCAGAGAACTCACACTGAAGAAGGGCCTTAGAAATGCCGTGACTGTGAGAAAGCCTTCAGCCAAAGGACTGAGCTCATCGGAGATGACAAATTTCAAATGGGAGACCTACCTGAAATGTGCAGGTATACAGCATTTAGGTGTTCAGTGTGACAGCGCTGGAGGAGAGCCTTTCGGAAGGTGCCATTTGCCTGGGTTGAACCTCATACATCTAAACATCCACAGAAACCCCAGGGATGTGGCAGCTGCAGTGCACTTTGTTAACCTGCCCAGGGCCATGCCCCAATGTCAGGGCAGGTCCCAGAT comes from Panthera uncia isolate 11264 unplaced genomic scaffold, Puncia_PCG_1.0 HiC_scaffold_2551, whole genome shotgun sequence and encodes:
- the LOC125917834 gene encoding zinc finger protein 154-like isoform X2, whose translation is MLETLAHITSLGCWHGAGDEEAPEQSVSVQGVSRGRTSKAAVSSQKAPPREVCVPDLRELLHSTEHHATPGGQKVHKMGACDTQVYFDTDLGHQQQRTGEKCFGSNRGGASSWKDYTFCVSGKPFSCGEVVRDLLASSRFLQDRATHTREKSDRRAECGAASHGRRTPCTSGEGAKDLTCRHTLVRHQRHLSRDRCFMCSECGKSFSKSYSLSDHWRVHTGEKPYECGQCGKSFRQSSSLIQHRRVHTGARPHECDECGKLFSNKSNLIKHRRIHTGERPYECSECGKSFSESSALLQHRSVHTGERPYECSECGKFFTYHSSLIKHQRVHSGSRPYECSECGKSFTQNSSLIEHRRVHSGERPYKCSECEKSFSQSSALLQHRRVHTGERPYECSECGKFFTYSSSLLKHQRVHTGSRPYECAECGKSFTQNSSLIKHRRVHTGERPYECSECGKSFSHSSSLIKHRKVHTG
- the LOC125917834 gene encoding zinc finger protein 154-like isoform X1 codes for the protein MAVAAPRDPAEGRVTFEDVAVYFSGEEWGLLDEAQRCLYQDVMLETLAHITSLGCWHGAGDEEAPEQSVSVQGVSRGRTSKAAVSSQKAPPREVCVPDLRELLHSTEHHATPGGQKVHKMGACDTQVYFDTDLGHQQQRTGEKCFGSNRGGASSWKDYTFCVSGKPFSCGEVVRDLLASSRFLQDRATHTREKSDRRAECGAASHGRRTPCTSGEGAKDLTCRHTLVRHQRHLSRDRCFMCSECGKSFSKSYSLSDHWRVHTGEKPYECGQCGKSFRQSSSLIQHRRVHTGARPHECDECGKLFSNKSNLIKHRRIHTGERPYECSECGKSFSESSALLQHRSVHTGERPYECSECGKFFTYHSSLIKHQRVHSGSRPYECSECGKSFTQNSSLIEHRRVHSGERPYKCSECEKSFSQSSALLQHRRVHTGERPYECSECGKFFTYSSSLLKHQRVHTGSRPYECAECGKSFTQNSSLIKHRRVHTGERPYECSECGKSFSHSSSLIKHRKVHTG